From a region of the Nyctibius grandis isolate bNycGra1 chromosome 12, bNycGra1.pri, whole genome shotgun sequence genome:
- the CEBPA gene encoding CCAAT/enhancer-binding protein alpha encodes MEQANFYEVDSRPPMSSGQHHQLQTPLPGSAYSYREAPSAAAPAAGGAELGDICENENSIDISAYIDPAAFNDEFLADLFQHSKQQEKAKAILAGDFDFHSMHGAGAAASAPGHQQQHHQQPLFGCVAGYMDGKLDPLYERIAAPGLRPLVIKQEPREEEEVKSGALSALYPHHAPQQHPSHLQYQIAHCAQTTMHLQPGHPTPPPTPVPSPHHSHHPHPPGGLPAAGALKMIPADHRSKSKKTVDKNSNEYRVRRERNNIAVRKSRDKAKQRNVETQQKVLELTTDNERLRKRVEQLTRELETLRGIFRQLPESSLVKAMGSCA; translated from the coding sequence ATGGAGCAAGCCAACTTCTACGAGGTCGATTCCCGGCCCCCGATGAGCAGCGGCCAGCACCACCAGCTCCAGACTCCCCTGCCCGGCAGCGCTTACAGCTACAGAGAGGCTCCCTCGGCGGCGGCACCTGCTGCGGGCGGCGCGGAGCTCGGCGACATCTGCGAGAACGAGAACTCCATCGACATCAGCGCCTACATCGACCCCGCCGCCTTCAACGACGAGTTCCTGGCCGACCTCTTCCAGCACAgcaagcagcaggagaaagccAAGGCCATCCTGGCCGGGGATTTCGACTTCCACAGCATGCATggggccggcgccgccgcctcGGCGCCGGgtcaccagcagcagcaccaccagcagccGCTCTTTGGCTGCGTGGCCGGCTACATGGACGGCAAGCTCGACCCCCTCTACGAGCGCATCGCCGCGCCCGGCTTGCGGCCGCTGGTGATTAAGCAGGAGCCCcgcgaggaggaggaggtcaaGTCGGGGGCCCTCTCGGCCCTCTACCCCCACCACGCTCCGCAGCAGCACCCGTCCCACCTGCAGTACCAGATCGCCCACTGCGCCCAGACCACCATGCACCTCCAGCCCGGGCACCCCACGCCGCCCCCCACGCCCGTGCCCAGCCCGCACCACTCGCACCACCCGCACCCCCCCGGcgggctgcccgccgccggcgcCCTCAAGATGATACCGGCGGACCACCGGAGCAAATCGAAAAAGACAGTGGACAAGAACAGCAACGAGTACCGGGTGCGCCGGGAGCGCAACAACATCGCGGTGCGCAAGAGCCGGGACAAGGCCAAGCAGCGCAACGTGGAGACGCAGCAGAAGGTGCTGGAGCTCACCACCGACAACGAGCGGCTGCGCAAGCGGGTGGAGCAGCTCACCCGGGAGCTGGAGACTCTGCGGGGCATCTTCAGGCAGCTGCCCGAGAGCTCGCTGGTGAAGGCCATGGGCAGCTGCGCCTAG